The following proteins come from a genomic window of Pelagicoccus albus:
- a CDS encoding TonB-dependent receptor → MHLQKIPFLLTAILVPKLFSQDVVELDEFKITGRGSTLVGEAISASEGIIGQVDLETRPMLRTGEMLEAIPGMIVTQHSGSGKANQYFLRGFNLDHGTDFATWIDGMPVNMVSHGHGQGYTDINFIIPELVDTITYLKGSYYASVGDFASAGSAQMTTSNSLQNDLLSLSIGEDSYLRALAAGSERIGNGELILGIEQVGNNGPWDLDENLDKLNGMIKYASDRQDGIAYSLTFMGYDSSWDSTDQIPQRAVEQGLISDYGFIDDTVGGSSSRYSLSGEWTKDSDGQFTKLTAYSIYYDMDLWSNFTYFLDNPEQGDQFQQSDQRVLYGANLSHTFEESSFLGNRAEHTIGLSTRFDDIEKVGLYNTFERQVIGVNREDSVKELSLSAFYDTEVDWTETFSTNFGLRFDYFDFDVDSDFAANSGSANDTQVSPKFNAVYTPSDNTELYLSAGYGFHSNDARGATITIDPSDRITPVDSVDLLVRSFGYEIGIRHNWNERSNTSIALWTLDLDSELLYVGDAGNTEASRPSERIGLEIANYFTLSDYLTLDLDLAFTDASYSDTSPDGDEIPGAIDSVGSAGLSYRSPDAPWYGSLRYRYFSDRPLIEDNSVRSNDFNSVNLKVGYKTGNWDVSVDLLNLLDSDDKDITYFYESRLPGEPDGGVADRHYHIIEPMTARLNITRLF, encoded by the coding sequence ATGCATCTTCAGAAGATCCCCTTTCTTCTCACAGCAATCCTAGTCCCGAAACTATTTTCCCAAGACGTCGTCGAGCTCGACGAATTTAAGATCACCGGCCGAGGTAGCACCTTGGTCGGTGAAGCCATATCCGCCTCCGAGGGCATCATCGGTCAGGTCGACCTCGAGACACGCCCCATGCTCCGTACCGGAGAAATGCTGGAGGCAATCCCTGGCATGATCGTTACTCAACACAGCGGTTCCGGAAAGGCCAACCAGTACTTTCTCCGCGGTTTTAACCTGGACCACGGTACCGACTTCGCAACTTGGATCGATGGTATGCCAGTGAACATGGTTTCGCACGGGCACGGACAAGGCTACACCGACATCAATTTTATCATTCCGGAACTCGTCGATACGATCACCTACCTGAAAGGCTCCTACTACGCTTCCGTGGGCGACTTCGCATCTGCTGGCTCCGCTCAGATGACGACCTCAAACTCGCTGCAAAACGACCTCTTGTCGCTTTCCATTGGCGAGGACTCCTACCTCAGAGCATTAGCAGCGGGTTCCGAGCGAATCGGCAACGGAGAGCTGATCCTTGGCATCGAGCAGGTTGGCAACAACGGTCCTTGGGATCTAGATGAAAACTTGGACAAGCTCAACGGCATGATCAAATATGCGAGCGACCGGCAGGACGGAATTGCTTACTCCCTCACGTTTATGGGTTACGACTCGAGTTGGGATTCAACTGATCAGATCCCACAGAGAGCCGTCGAACAAGGGCTGATTAGCGACTACGGATTCATCGATGACACAGTGGGAGGCTCCTCCTCTCGCTACAGCCTTTCCGGAGAATGGACCAAGGACTCCGATGGCCAGTTCACCAAACTGACTGCGTATTCGATTTACTACGACATGGACCTTTGGTCCAACTTCACCTACTTTTTAGACAATCCGGAACAAGGCGATCAATTCCAGCAGTCCGACCAACGCGTTCTCTACGGGGCAAATCTAAGCCACACTTTCGAGGAAAGCAGTTTCCTGGGCAATCGAGCTGAGCACACCATCGGGCTCTCCACACGCTTTGACGACATCGAAAAAGTCGGACTCTACAACACCTTCGAACGCCAAGTCATCGGCGTGAACCGGGAGGATTCGGTCAAAGAGCTCAGCCTATCCGCTTTCTATGACACGGAGGTGGACTGGACCGAAACCTTTTCGACTAATTTCGGTCTTCGCTTCGACTACTTCGACTTCGACGTCGATAGCGATTTCGCTGCCAACTCCGGATCAGCGAATGACACCCAAGTAAGTCCGAAATTCAATGCCGTCTACACACCGAGCGATAACACCGAACTCTACCTCAGCGCAGGCTACGGCTTCCATAGCAATGACGCAAGAGGTGCGACCATCACCATCGATCCCTCGGATCGCATCACACCGGTGGACAGTGTCGACCTCCTTGTAAGATCATTTGGATACGAGATCGGCATCCGACACAACTGGAACGAACGCTCCAACACCTCGATCGCCTTGTGGACACTGGACCTCGACTCAGAGCTCCTCTACGTCGGCGACGCTGGCAACACAGAAGCCTCCCGTCCGAGCGAACGTATCGGCCTGGAAATCGCCAACTACTTCACCCTCTCCGACTACCTCACCCTAGACCTGGATCTCGCCTTCACCGATGCGTCTTATAGCGACACATCACCCGATGGCGACGAGATTCCGGGTGCAATCGATTCCGTTGGCTCAGCCGGTCTAAGCTACCGCTCTCCAGACGCACCGTGGTATGGTTCCCTTCGCTACCGCTATTTTTCAGACCGGCCACTCATAGAGGACAACTCCGTTCGTTCTAATGACTTCAACTCCGTTAACTTGAAAGTTGGATACAAAACAGGAAACTGGGATGTTAGCGTCGACCTGCTCAACCTGCTCGACTCGGATGACAAGGACATCACTTACTTCTACGAATCCAGACTCCCGGGAGAACCCGATGGTGGCGTAGCCGATAGGCACTATCACATCATCGAACCGATGACAGCCCGACTCAACATAACGCGGCTCTTCTAA
- a CDS encoding PepSY-associated TM helix domain-containing protein — translation MRKRLWKLHSWIGLFCAIGLLIIGLSGSVLVFHEEISSALHPDVTLNAPQDEASTRIPTSELTQSVESKFPDFWIRGWLFNTDADKRDRAYVMDRGGDEWHILYVDPYTGETADRPLDYEETLYGWFVQLHYTFFADHIGMIVAAILALGFLFLSVSGIYLHRPFFKAFFRIRWKTSSRIFFSDFHKAIGIASVPFNFILGFTGAYWNISHVAHELIEHSHEEEHEIESPYQEYGDSIDQLATIADQQIAGYALNYIYFPTESDPTFYLYGQHPEAGIINSLYGSTIWISAENGQVKHVTNLKESGWWAKVVDAFEPLHFGGFGGLFTKTLWCLAGLSPAALSITGAMMYFKRKRPKRLRQKPEASLESQSA, via the coding sequence ATGCGAAAACGACTGTGGAAACTCCACTCTTGGATCGGACTCTTTTGCGCCATCGGCTTACTCATAATCGGTTTAAGCGGCAGCGTACTGGTATTCCACGAGGAGATCTCCTCGGCTCTCCACCCGGACGTTACGCTCAACGCGCCTCAGGATGAGGCGTCAACGCGAATTCCCACTTCTGAATTAACTCAAAGCGTGGAGTCCAAGTTTCCTGATTTTTGGATACGAGGATGGCTCTTTAATACAGACGCCGATAAGCGGGACCGAGCCTACGTCATGGATCGTGGTGGGGACGAATGGCACATACTTTATGTAGATCCTTACACCGGAGAAACTGCCGATCGCCCCCTTGACTACGAAGAGACGCTATATGGTTGGTTCGTCCAACTGCACTATACCTTTTTCGCGGACCACATCGGTATGATTGTCGCAGCTATTCTAGCGCTCGGTTTCCTATTTCTAAGCGTATCCGGAATTTACCTGCACCGCCCTTTCTTCAAAGCCTTTTTCCGCATTCGCTGGAAAACAAGTTCGCGTATCTTCTTTTCGGATTTTCACAAAGCTATCGGCATCGCTTCCGTCCCCTTCAACTTCATCCTAGGCTTTACCGGTGCTTACTGGAACATCTCCCACGTTGCTCATGAATTGATCGAACACAGCCATGAAGAAGAGCACGAGATCGAGAGCCCGTACCAAGAATATGGCGACAGTATAGATCAGCTCGCTACGATTGCGGACCAGCAAATCGCCGGATACGCTCTAAACTACATCTACTTCCCCACCGAGTCCGATCCGACCTTCTATCTCTACGGGCAACATCCAGAGGCGGGAATTATCAACAGCCTTTACGGAAGCACCATTTGGATTTCCGCAGAGAACGGACAAGTAAAACACGTCACGAACCTGAAGGAATCGGGATGGTGGGCCAAAGTCGTCGACGCCTTCGAGCCCCTTCATTTTGGCGGCTTCGGTGGACTCTTCACCAAAACCCTCTGGTGCCTCGCCGGACTAAGTCCCGCAGCTCTTAGCATCACCGGAGCCATGATGTACTTCAAACGCAAGCGACCAAAACGCCTTCGTCAAAAGCCGGAAGCCTCGCTGGAAAGCCAATCCGCCTAA
- a CDS encoding TonB-dependent receptor plug domain-containing protein has product MIYHATTKITAGALILATSSLSFAKEETFDDAYELDPVVVTGTRTERIISETPVKTELLLKDDLQSYNLTSLKDALKLVPTARFESDCQNCGLNQIQLLGLSTDYTSFLFDGSPLYCGLAKVYGADLFPAVFVDRLEVVKGGSSSLYGPEAIAGVVNLITTEPNESSFLTSLSIESILGDATETEASFSYDSVDPSGAFSYTVYGMRQDRDSLDLTTDGFSEIPEFENTVIGFQTWYRPSETGQLKLSYQYMDQSHRGGDNLDLPEEQARVAESLAHEINIASAEWAQTLASDIDYTLKASYIDVQRHSYYGARADLEQRAYEEAGYEGDVTEAYISANQNAIDALARTVWGNSNNDVFYIDSQVNWRKDRHTFSTGLQYRLETLSDGPLYGAASSYTEDDFSNTSFFLQDQWLIGEKSELVMGGRIDDHDNVDGTVFSPRIAYRHTQNKNMTYRASWSTGFNAPGAFNEDQHIGVNNGGAILLQNDPDLKEESSQTFSLGAEWRPKNLEDKIILHSQLHYTLLKDSFDIDDSGELSGDENIWLRVNGAESSVFVWENNTNWQINEAFKLDAGISYVRALYDEPVERVTGLTTREYLKRPDWTGHIALSYENHEFVDANLLMSYTGSMVAVGEDADIWRDTPKFLVMDFGLSKEFEGFLGDSELILSAGVNNIFDQRQKDQQDNGEERDPTYLYGPVNPRSVYLTARVLW; this is encoded by the coding sequence ATGATTTATCACGCTACCACCAAAATAACTGCAGGAGCTCTAATCCTAGCCACTAGCTCTTTGAGCTTTGCAAAGGAGGAGACGTTCGACGACGCCTACGAGCTTGATCCCGTCGTCGTCACAGGGACTCGCACCGAGCGCATCATAAGCGAAACTCCTGTAAAAACCGAATTGCTCTTAAAAGACGATCTGCAGAGCTACAATCTGACGTCCCTCAAGGACGCCTTAAAGCTCGTGCCTACGGCCCGCTTCGAGAGCGACTGCCAGAACTGCGGTCTCAACCAAATCCAACTGCTTGGCCTCAGCACGGACTACACTTCCTTCCTCTTTGACGGATCGCCCCTCTACTGCGGCCTAGCCAAAGTTTACGGAGCCGACCTTTTCCCTGCTGTCTTCGTTGACCGCCTTGAAGTGGTCAAGGGTGGCAGTTCCTCTCTCTACGGGCCTGAAGCAATTGCCGGCGTGGTAAATCTCATCACCACCGAGCCAAATGAAAGCAGCTTCCTAACCTCTCTCTCAATCGAGAGCATCCTAGGAGACGCGACCGAGACCGAGGCAAGTTTCTCCTACGACAGCGTCGATCCTTCCGGAGCTTTCAGCTACACAGTTTACGGGATGCGCCAGGATCGAGATTCTCTCGACCTGACAACCGATGGTTTTTCCGAAATTCCAGAATTTGAAAACACCGTTATCGGTTTCCAGACTTGGTACCGCCCCAGCGAAACAGGCCAATTGAAGTTGTCCTACCAATACATGGACCAGTCGCACCGAGGAGGCGACAACCTAGATCTGCCAGAAGAGCAAGCTCGCGTCGCGGAATCGCTGGCTCATGAGATTAACATAGCGAGCGCCGAGTGGGCCCAAACGCTCGCATCTGACATCGACTACACCCTCAAGGCTAGCTACATCGACGTTCAACGTCATAGCTACTACGGAGCCCGTGCCGATCTAGAGCAAAGAGCGTACGAGGAAGCCGGATACGAAGGAGATGTGACCGAAGCGTACATCAGCGCCAACCAAAACGCCATCGACGCTCTGGCGCGTACCGTTTGGGGAAACTCTAACAATGACGTCTTCTACATCGATAGCCAAGTCAACTGGCGCAAGGACCGGCACACCTTCTCCACAGGTTTGCAGTACCGTCTGGAAACCTTGAGTGATGGACCCCTTTACGGAGCTGCTTCCAGCTACACGGAAGACGACTTCAGCAACACCAGCTTCTTCCTCCAAGACCAGTGGCTAATCGGGGAGAAAAGCGAGTTGGTGATGGGCGGCCGCATCGACGACCACGATAATGTTGACGGCACCGTTTTCTCCCCTCGCATCGCCTACCGCCACACTCAGAATAAGAACATGACTTACCGCGCCTCCTGGTCTACCGGCTTCAACGCTCCGGGAGCCTTCAACGAGGACCAACACATCGGCGTAAACAACGGCGGAGCCATCTTATTGCAGAACGACCCCGACCTAAAAGAGGAAAGCTCGCAAACCTTCAGCCTCGGAGCGGAATGGCGTCCAAAGAACCTCGAGGACAAAATCATCCTGCATTCGCAACTACACTACACCCTCCTCAAGGATTCGTTCGACATCGACGATTCCGGCGAGCTCTCTGGAGATGAGAACATCTGGCTTCGTGTAAATGGTGCCGAGTCCTCCGTATTTGTTTGGGAAAACAATACCAACTGGCAAATAAACGAAGCCTTCAAGCTCGATGCTGGCATCTCCTACGTCCGCGCACTCTACGACGAGCCTGTCGAGCGTGTAACAGGATTGACAACTCGCGAGTACCTCAAGCGCCCAGACTGGACGGGGCACATCGCACTCTCCTACGAAAATCATGAATTCGTCGACGCCAATCTCCTAATGTCCTACACTGGTTCGATGGTAGCCGTAGGCGAAGACGCAGACATCTGGCGCGATACACCTAAATTCCTAGTGATGGACTTCGGCCTATCTAAAGAATTCGAAGGATTTCTTGGAGACTCCGAACTTATCCTAAGCGCCGGCGTGAACAATATCTTCGACCAGCGCCAAAAAGACCAGCAAGACAACGGCGAGGAACGCGATCCGACTTACCTATACGGGCCTGTCAATCCACGCAGCGTTTACCTCACTGCACGCGTACTTTGGTAG
- a CDS encoding TonB-dependent receptor plug domain-containing protein: MSISSYIRLARNLGFLASISLSYGSASAQSSETSLDTTLLSTVTLEQTVLQSLPIQTDTLNEEDLSSFASNSVSESLSYAPGLFIENSSGRIKSPSIRGSSSSHTLILVDGRRTSPGFKSMTDLNQYLLGGVAQVEILRGPASALYGSDAIGGVVNILTQHGISKSPSSRAYFEYGTGEWDSLSAGVSSETLQGPWGIAASISSRTTDQWESGDGAPSDVDDLETYNTSVNLDYHLSEDQTLRTHFDYALTERTGMRPTSGGAERHAEDERVGFSAEYENNFSNDDSQLVIRTYTNTYSGDITFDLPAQKAAAFNLATESQILVGEARYSQRFSDSLNSFFGFEYRNTEYEIESESSTNQSVDNLATYSQFVWDPNASTEAILGLRYDNQDGYGSRLSPSAAISWNSLTSGWQLHAGLGNGFRAPNVTELLIETYANGGKTTIQPNAELKPETSTNIEAGLSYIASDWTFEATAFRNEVSDMIEQVTLSKQGKLTTAQWQNLSEVEIEGVELIASYKLDETFRIEASYTRVDPIDQQTGYHVEGQHESNARLKFYKDFSHWGIRANLALNWAGKIWGATDTIAYESAFTVDTRISKSLNEHFELFAGAKNLLDAEESSLLPAHYFTGANLRF, translated from the coding sequence ATGTCTATTTCTTCCTATATAAGATTAGCCAGAAACCTAGGGTTCTTGGCTTCGATCTCCCTCTCATACGGATCAGCATCGGCCCAAAGCTCAGAGACGAGTCTCGACACAACATTGTTGAGCACCGTCACTCTGGAGCAAACGGTCCTCCAATCACTCCCTATTCAAACGGATACACTCAACGAGGAGGATCTTTCCTCTTTTGCGAGCAATAGTGTGAGCGAGAGCCTCAGCTATGCTCCTGGCCTATTTATCGAAAACAGTTCCGGTCGCATCAAAAGCCCATCCATTCGCGGATCAAGCTCATCACACACACTCATTCTTGTCGACGGCCGACGCACAAGCCCTGGCTTCAAGTCAATGACCGACCTCAACCAATACCTACTCGGCGGTGTTGCACAAGTGGAGATCCTTAGAGGCCCGGCATCCGCCCTCTACGGCTCCGACGCCATAGGTGGTGTCGTGAATATCCTAACACAACACGGCATATCTAAGTCACCCTCTAGCCGTGCATATTTTGAATACGGAACCGGAGAATGGGATAGCTTGAGCGCAGGCGTATCGAGCGAGACCCTACAAGGGCCATGGGGCATTGCGGCATCCATTTCCTCCAGGACCACCGACCAATGGGAGAGCGGCGACGGAGCGCCTAGCGATGTGGATGACCTAGAAACGTACAACACCTCAGTCAACCTAGACTACCACCTCTCCGAAGACCAAACCCTAAGAACCCATTTCGACTACGCTCTCACTGAGCGGACAGGTATGCGACCTACTTCCGGTGGTGCCGAACGTCATGCTGAGGACGAGCGCGTCGGCTTCTCCGCCGAATACGAAAACAATTTCAGCAACGACGATAGCCAACTCGTCATCAGAACCTACACCAACACCTATAGCGGCGACATTACTTTCGATTTGCCGGCTCAAAAGGCCGCCGCTTTCAACCTAGCGACCGAAAGTCAAATTCTGGTCGGTGAAGCACGCTACTCGCAACGCTTTTCCGACTCGTTGAATTCGTTCTTCGGATTCGAATACCGTAATACCGAATACGAAATCGAAAGCGAATCTTCCACGAACCAAAGCGTAGACAATTTAGCCACCTACTCGCAATTCGTCTGGGATCCGAATGCCTCCACCGAAGCAATCCTAGGACTTCGCTACGACAATCAAGACGGATACGGGTCGCGTCTGTCTCCTAGCGCCGCCATCTCATGGAACTCACTCACTTCCGGATGGCAACTACACGCCGGACTTGGAAATGGATTCAGAGCCCCCAACGTTACAGAACTTCTTATCGAGACCTACGCTAACGGAGGGAAGACAACCATCCAGCCCAACGCCGAGCTCAAGCCAGAGACTTCGACAAACATTGAGGCTGGCCTTTCTTACATAGCTTCCGACTGGACCTTCGAAGCCACCGCGTTCCGCAACGAAGTATCGGATATGATCGAACAAGTTACGTTGTCCAAACAAGGCAAGCTTACGACCGCCCAGTGGCAGAATCTCAGCGAGGTCGAGATAGAAGGAGTCGAATTGATCGCAAGCTATAAACTCGACGAGACCTTCCGTATCGAAGCTTCTTATACACGGGTCGATCCCATCGACCAACAAACTGGATACCACGTGGAAGGACAGCACGAATCAAACGCACGCCTGAAATTCTACAAAGACTTCTCCCACTGGGGGATTCGGGCGAATCTAGCCCTGAACTGGGCCGGCAAAATCTGGGGAGCGACTGACACCATCGCCTACGAAAGCGCATTCACCGTCGATACACGCATTAGCAAGTCACTGAACGAACACTTCGAACTTTTCGCGGGCGCAAAGAACCTGCTCGACGCGGAGGAAAGCAGCCTTTTACCAGCACATTATTTCACGGGTGCCAACTTGCGGTTCTGA
- a CDS encoding sugar efflux transporter — translation MSLRLLLRTLASLHQKPNFSGLLASTFSLGIAFSFVAPFLSKWGTEEIGMTPSGFGVFMTITSLSAIVVSTVLAKLSDSRLPRKTVLILGSAAGVVGFAAYALIRDITLLLVVGCTMQAAASICFAQLFSHVRETYGEIGGDKGASSFTMSVVRVCFSFSWTLGPATGAVMLTSFGFRGLFLSAAALYLLFLLGVLKFVSYRKPNPQSSTATKPNFLAGLARPKLALSFTAFAAVSAANAINMMNLPLAMTRSLNGTESDLGIAFGIGPVVEIPLMLWFGHLAGKGYQLSLIKFGVIITAAYFFGLSFASQPWHVFILQILSGTAFAILTNIAILFFQDLLPGQMGLATSIFSNSGAVGNLVGMLTFGFILESFGHQGTFLTCALIATVASGLIVGIRRDASE, via the coding sequence ATGTCTCTCCGTCTGCTCCTGCGTACCCTAGCCTCCCTACACCAAAAGCCCAATTTTTCGGGGCTATTGGCGTCTACCTTCTCGCTAGGAATCGCCTTTTCTTTCGTGGCCCCGTTCCTCTCGAAATGGGGCACGGAGGAAATCGGCATGACTCCGAGCGGTTTTGGAGTATTCATGACCATCACCTCTCTGAGTGCCATTGTAGTCAGCACCGTACTGGCGAAACTCTCCGACTCTCGCTTGCCTCGTAAAACGGTATTGATCCTAGGTTCGGCCGCTGGAGTGGTCGGATTCGCGGCCTACGCTCTGATCCGAGACATCACCCTACTGCTCGTGGTCGGTTGTACTATGCAAGCTGCGGCTTCCATTTGCTTCGCCCAACTCTTCTCCCACGTTCGCGAGACCTATGGCGAGATAGGTGGAGATAAGGGAGCGTCGAGCTTCACCATGAGCGTGGTGCGGGTTTGCTTCTCCTTTTCGTGGACACTCGGACCTGCGACTGGCGCAGTGATGCTAACGAGTTTTGGATTTCGCGGGCTCTTTCTTTCCGCCGCCGCACTCTACCTCTTGTTTCTACTCGGCGTGTTGAAATTCGTTTCCTATCGCAAACCGAACCCTCAATCGAGCACAGCGACCAAGCCAAATTTCCTCGCTGGACTCGCCCGCCCGAAACTCGCCCTCAGCTTCACCGCCTTTGCCGCAGTTTCCGCCGCGAATGCGATCAACATGATGAATCTGCCGCTAGCCATGACTCGATCCCTCAACGGCACTGAATCGGATCTTGGCATCGCTTTCGGCATCGGACCTGTAGTTGAAATTCCACTAATGCTCTGGTTCGGACATTTGGCGGGCAAAGGTTACCAACTCTCGCTCATCAAATTCGGTGTAATAATCACAGCAGCCTACTTCTTCGGACTAAGCTTCGCTTCCCAGCCATGGCACGTATTCATACTCCAGATACTAAGCGGGACAGCCTTTGCCATATTGACCAACATCGCTATCCTCTTTTTCCAAGACCTGCTGCCAGGTCAAATGGGGCTGGCGACTTCCATCTTCTCGAATTCGGGAGCCGTTGGAAATCTCGTGGGCATGTTGACCTTTGGTTTCATTCTCGAGTCCTTCGGCCATCAAGGAACCTTTCTGACCTGCGCCCTCATCGCAACGGTCGCGTCGGGTCTAATCGTCGGGATCCGCAGGGACGCTAGCGAATAG
- a CDS encoding TonB-dependent siderophore receptor, producing MTKTKSSLAISALSLAVSATGQTVEEAYQASDDEVVELSSFTLFGDQYEIIGAATRLPLSDRETPQTISLIDGARLEAESMFNMDDVMRNVTGVNVSLYDTQRPLYFSRGFRITDFQVDGIPTYSNDTNQEFDTALYERVEILRGANGLFSGSGKPSGTVNLHRKKAEKGFAASITQTIGSWNYLRTQVDVNTPITSDGKFRSRFVVAYTDRDSFRDRYHEDKLAYLATFAADLTENTTLSFGFQRQDNEPTASVWGTIPPLAADGTPSELPYTTNFATDWAYWHRHSNTAFVNLEHKINEDWQLKAAINHTEGDEQSLSVYANAYAETWLNKEDGSGVILSGYSWDSDDTRDSIDLYLNGKIDLFEREHEVVFGASYSDYESVALNTTSGFAGTPYAYAIPNFYTWDGTAPEMELAYLPGQGVINTKSTGIYASTRLRLTDRFSTILGARITKWDTIDYGRNDDGTTAYVSSEYEVDNEFTPYVGFTYDLNENVTVYGSYTTIFEPQDNVDASGNILDPVDGTNLEIGIKSSFSDGRATFTAALFETSQDNFAVADPLNPDPLPSGKYPQIGVDGTKAEGIELQLSGKVTKDWSMIFGYTHNETSRHEGDPIWTNLPDDLLQLSTHYQFPGNWSRLAIGGGATWQSEILGSQYIPGQGYVQISQGAYTLLNMHVNYQINENLSATFSAKNATDEIYLSNLDYPQFGDPRNLLFSLRYDF from the coding sequence ATGACTAAAACAAAATCCAGCTTAGCGATCAGCGCCCTTAGCCTCGCGGTTTCCGCGACAGGTCAGACTGTAGAAGAAGCGTATCAAGCTTCTGACGACGAAGTCGTGGAACTCTCTAGCTTCACGCTCTTCGGAGATCAGTATGAAATCATAGGCGCCGCTACACGCCTTCCGCTTTCCGACCGGGAAACGCCACAAACGATTAGCTTGATCGACGGAGCCCGCCTCGAAGCGGAATCGATGTTTAACATGGATGACGTTATGAGAAACGTCACCGGAGTAAACGTTTCTCTCTACGACACCCAACGACCGCTCTACTTCTCTCGCGGCTTTCGTATCACCGATTTCCAAGTCGACGGGATTCCGACCTACAGCAACGACACCAATCAGGAATTCGATACCGCCCTATACGAACGTGTAGAAATCCTACGCGGCGCAAATGGACTCTTTAGCGGATCGGGCAAACCGTCCGGTACTGTTAACCTCCATCGCAAAAAGGCAGAGAAGGGATTCGCTGCCTCGATAACCCAGACGATTGGCTCTTGGAATTATCTTCGCACCCAAGTCGACGTGAATACACCGATCACCTCAGACGGCAAATTCCGTAGCCGCTTCGTCGTTGCTTACACAGACCGCGATAGCTTCCGTGATCGCTACCACGAAGACAAGTTAGCCTACCTAGCTACCTTCGCGGCCGATCTCACGGAAAACACAACTCTTTCCTTCGGATTCCAAAGACAGGACAATGAGCCAACCGCCTCCGTATGGGGCACAATCCCGCCGCTCGCGGCAGACGGCACTCCCTCCGAGCTTCCCTACACTACGAATTTCGCAACCGACTGGGCCTACTGGCACCGTCACTCCAACACCGCTTTCGTAAACCTCGAGCACAAGATCAACGAGGACTGGCAATTGAAAGCCGCCATCAACCACACTGAAGGCGACGAACAAAGCCTCAGCGTCTACGCAAACGCCTACGCGGAAACCTGGCTCAACAAGGAGGACGGATCGGGAGTTATCCTTAGCGGCTACTCTTGGGACAGTGACGACACACGGGACAGCATCGACCTGTACCTTAATGGCAAAATCGACCTTTTCGAGCGCGAGCACGAAGTCGTCTTCGGGGCTAGCTACTCCGACTACGAAAGCGTCGCCTTGAACACGACTAGCGGATTCGCCGGCACTCCCTACGCCTACGCCATCCCGAACTTCTACACCTGGGACGGAACCGCTCCGGAAATGGAGCTCGCCTACCTGCCCGGCCAAGGCGTAATCAATACGAAATCCACCGGCATCTACGCTTCGACTCGCCTCCGCTTGACCGACAGATTTTCGACCATCCTCGGAGCACGTATCACGAAATGGGATACCATTGACTACGGAAGAAACGACGATGGAACCACCGCCTACGTCAGCAGCGAGTACGAAGTGGATAACGAGTTTACCCCCTATGTCGGCTTCACCTATGACCTGAACGAGAATGTGACCGTTTACGGGAGCTATACCACGATTTTCGAGCCACAAGACAACGTCGATGCCAGCGGAAACATCCTCGATCCGGTTGACGGCACCAACCTCGAAATCGGTATCAAGTCTAGTTTTTCAGACGGCAGAGCCACCTTCACCGCTGCCTTGTTCGAGACCTCTCAGGACAATTTCGCAGTCGCTGATCCGCTTAATCCTGATCCACTCCCCAGTGGCAAGTATCCGCAAATCGGGGTAGACGGAACTAAAGCCGAGGGCATAGAACTGCAATTGAGCGGAAAGGTCACCAAGGACTGGTCCATGATATTCGGATACACTCACAACGAAACTTCCCGCCACGAAGGTGACCCGATATGGACGAATCTTCCCGATGACCTCCTTCAGCTTTCCACCCACTACCAATTCCCAGGAAACTGGAGTCGCCTGGCAATCGGAGGTGGAGCCACTTGGCAGAGCGAAATCCTAGGATCCCAGTACATTCCGGGCCAAGGCTACGTCCAGATTAGCCAAGGTGCCTACACCTTGCTCAACATGCACGTGAACTATCAGATAAACGAGAACCTATCTGCTACCTTCAGCGCCAAAAACGCCACGGACGAAATATACCTTTCCAATCTCGATTACCCGCAATTTGGCGATCCAAGAAATCTGCTCTTTTCACTGAGGTACGACTTCTAG